In Sporosarcina sp. PTS2304, a genomic segment contains:
- a CDS encoding DEAD/DEAH box helicase family protein: MTKLRLLTRHLIKDLTTLTAEADTIYWLTAFLMKTGVNEVLPALREAATRGAEIKILAGDYLSITQPDALQLLIDELPTAEIHLVESGGTSFHPKAYLFKSADQSTVIIGSSNLSKSALTNGVEWNLYAPSTVDAELFETAADEFMKMFLSPNTVKLNKEQIERYRERFDETNKALPFSATLDPQTEIEMTFGATAQQQIAEPSDTYLSSKLTPRPAQQLALDALHETVESGYEKALTVLATGLGKTYLAAFFAKSYSRVLFIAHREELLIQAQHSFTRVFPDRTSGIYNGREKQHDTDIVFASMQTLARHYHLTQFAPDAFDLIIVDEFHHAAATTYERVLDYFQPSFLLGLTATPDRLDNKDVYSLCDGNVAISIHFLDAIRRNWLSPFIYYGVWDDTDYSQLKWRNNRYDEEELLRLQLRESYADAVLNAWIKQKQTRTIGFCSSIRQAIYLHEHFTQAGFRSLALHSNIDRHTRTSARTLLENGELDIIFTVDLFNEGVDIPSVDTLLFVRPTESLTVFTQQIGRGLRIADGKSHCVIIDLIGNYRNARKKFQVFHEDSDLPAKITNDTFTEPHYFDFHFDTAVINLLEVMKQNEPIQQRLLYAYFDLKTELGRRPSYLEFHLKANEDAEEIKKKFKTYALFLQAAGELNEAEQEVLTLYKDWLIEVSRTSMTKSYKMVVLHYMLTKGPSAWYEPVTAEEVAPFFHRYLMEKRYRREADFSDKQGKSLYVYEEGRVSRLIANMPMRKWSDASKGLITFEDGWFAPQLVVAEEHEGVLFEWVKEICEYRLWRYFGRK, from the coding sequence ATGACTAAACTACGATTACTGACGCGTCATTTGATAAAAGATTTGACAACACTCACTGCAGAAGCCGATACAATTTACTGGCTAACTGCCTTTTTGATGAAAACAGGAGTCAATGAAGTATTACCCGCACTGCGTGAAGCTGCTACCCGTGGTGCTGAGATCAAAATCCTGGCAGGTGACTATTTATCCATTACACAACCAGACGCCTTACAACTGCTCATTGACGAGTTGCCTACTGCTGAAATCCATCTAGTCGAAAGTGGCGGCACTTCTTTCCACCCGAAAGCGTATTTGTTCAAATCAGCAGATCAGTCCACGGTCATCATCGGTTCATCCAATTTATCGAAATCCGCACTAACGAACGGGGTCGAATGGAATCTCTACGCACCATCCACCGTAGACGCAGAACTTTTCGAAACGGCTGCGGATGAATTCATGAAGATGTTTCTATCACCGAATACCGTCAAACTCAACAAAGAACAGATCGAACGCTACCGCGAACGGTTTGATGAAACGAATAAAGCACTGCCATTCAGCGCCACACTCGATCCACAAACAGAAATCGAAATGACCTTTGGCGCAACAGCACAACAACAAATTGCCGAGCCAAGCGATACATACTTGTCGAGCAAACTCACTCCACGTCCCGCACAGCAGCTCGCACTCGATGCCTTGCACGAAACGGTGGAAAGCGGCTATGAAAAGGCTTTGACCGTCCTTGCGACAGGACTCGGCAAAACTTATCTAGCAGCGTTCTTTGCTAAATCCTACTCGCGTGTACTGTTCATCGCGCACAGGGAAGAACTGCTCATACAAGCACAGCACTCATTTACACGAGTTTTCCCCGACCGTACAAGTGGAATTTACAACGGTCGGGAAAAACAGCACGACACGGATATCGTCTTTGCCTCGATGCAGACACTAGCGCGGCACTATCACTTGACACAATTTGCACCTGACGCATTCGACCTGATCATAGTAGACGAATTCCATCATGCCGCAGCGACTACATACGAGCGCGTACTCGATTATTTCCAGCCATCATTTCTACTCGGACTCACCGCTACACCCGACCGTCTCGACAACAAAGACGTCTACAGCTTATGTGACGGCAACGTAGCCATCTCCATCCACTTTTTAGATGCGATCCGACGAAACTGGCTGTCCCCTTTCATCTATTACGGCGTATGGGACGACACTGACTACAGCCAATTAAAGTGGCGCAACAATCGCTACGATGAAGAGGAACTATTGCGCCTGCAACTGCGCGAAAGCTATGCCGACGCTGTGCTGAATGCATGGATCAAACAGAAACAGACCCGCACGATCGGCTTCTGCTCTTCTATCCGGCAAGCGATTTATTTGCACGAACATTTCACACAAGCAGGCTTCCGTTCACTCGCCCTGCATAGCAACATAGACCGCCATACACGCACAAGCGCACGTACACTGCTCGAAAACGGCGAACTCGATATAATCTTCACCGTCGATCTATTCAACGAAGGTGTTGATATTCCATCAGTTGATACATTACTTTTCGTAAGACCGACCGAATCCCTCACCGTCTTCACTCAACAAATCGGACGCGGGTTACGAATCGCAGACGGAAAATCCCATTGTGTTATTATTGACCTGATCGGAAATTACCGCAATGCACGTAAGAAATTTCAAGTGTTCCACGAAGATAGCGACTTACCTGCAAAAATCACCAACGATACATTCACCGAGCCGCACTATTTCGATTTTCATTTTGACACGGCTGTTATTAACTTGTTGGAAGTCATGAAACAAAACGAACCGATCCAACAACGTCTCCTCTATGCTTACTTTGATCTAAAAACAGAACTCGGAAGACGCCCGAGCTATTTAGAATTTCATCTGAAAGCGAATGAAGATGCCGAAGAGATCAAGAAGAAGTTCAAAACATACGCCCTTTTCCTGCAAGCTGCTGGCGAGTTGAACGAAGCGGAGCAGGAAGTCCTGACTCTATATAAAGACTGGCTCATCGAAGTATCTCGTACCTCTATGACAAAAAGTTATAAAATGGTCGTCTTGCACTATATGCTGACGAAAGGTCCAAGTGCGTGGTATGAGCCTGTAACAGCGGAAGAAGTCGCCCCTTTCTTTCATCGCTATTTGATGGAAAAGCGGTATCGGAGAGAGGCTGATTTCTCAGACAAGCAAGGAAAGTCGTTGTATGTGTATGAGGAAGGGAGAGTTTCACGCCTCATTGCGAACATGCCGATGAGGAAGTGGAGTGATGCTTCTAAAGGGCTGATTACGTTTGAGGATGGATGGTTTGCTCCGCAGTTGGTTGTGGCGGAGGAGCATGAAGGGGTGTTGTTTGAGTGGGTGAAGGAGATTTGTGAGTATCGGTTGTGGCGGTATTTTGGGAGGAAGTGA
- a CDS encoding nucleoside triphosphate pyrophosphohydrolase, giving the protein MPIYNKLVRNLIPAIIEKDGKTCVTKTLDASDYSIEVTKKMREELAEYERAETTQDSLEELADLLELIHAAATIHGASIEELETIRASKATIRGGFDKRIFLVEVHDD; this is encoded by the coding sequence ATGCCCATCTACAATAAACTCGTCCGCAATCTCATTCCCGCAATTATTGAAAAGGACGGAAAGACGTGCGTCACAAAAACATTGGACGCATCTGACTATTCTATAGAAGTAACGAAAAAAATGCGTGAAGAACTGGCGGAGTATGAACGTGCCGAAACTACGCAAGATTCATTGGAAGAATTGGCGGATTTGCTTGAACTCATTCACGCAGCAGCTACTATCCACGGCGCGTCAATCGAAGAACTCGAAACTATCCGTGCCAGTAAAGCAACGATTCGTGGCGGATTTGATAAACGGATCTTCTTAGTGGAAGTACATGATGACTAA
- a CDS encoding EAL domain-containing protein, giving the protein MFTPPDTELYNELLGTISTNLLLVGLLVMAFASYTTMALYERMQKPSFFRREVWLVLTSLSLAFGMWAMHFVWMNAVSLPLEMGVNYAIGILSFIPAFFSALLAFYLVDGPMKSCWRYTLAAVILAEGMTAMHFIGMQAMIVEAVIFYDWQLLLAGNIVGGLFVYLMLRFISSSNRPMVRKLMAPIFLTIGTVMMHYLGLIGTKFYTGSDQSFADHTVSHMGVMNTFIGIGVGILLVGMLLTTYIDGYVDYWIQNFDVLTKLPNRRKWERKLGDEQAIGDIAIWNFPDLPRINQLYGYQVGDAFLQDVAAVFTKWKPQYAQLYRVSGNRFLFYVDQTGRTVDFYKSLIVIQTQLDRLLLIKRKEMRYTCGLANADAEKTVKHLYKDAMRVVERATEAREWGLRTFNPAVHGVSYEQDVLRDITKALDDNQLYLVYQPKIVGKTEAFDSVEALLRWKHPELGVISPAVFVPILERDGRMGEVTDWIIREVCEQIHAWDGRKIFVPQVAINIPGDYVANPQLLDTLWKETQTHCIEPNRIELEITETSTAKSIGQAIAAMKRFKRYGFSVALDDFGTGVSSLSYLQQLPITTLKIDKSFADIVPASLKECAVLHAILMIGQSMDLRMVVEGVEKKSQVDFLLNLQPDLIFQGYYYARPMAADQLVDWLAEWKQAKVVQQ; this is encoded by the coding sequence ATGTTTACTCCACCAGATACAGAACTATATAACGAATTACTAGGCACGATCTCTACGAATTTGCTGTTGGTCGGCTTACTCGTTATGGCGTTCGCAAGCTATACTACGATGGCTCTGTATGAACGGATGCAGAAACCGAGTTTTTTTAGGCGCGAGGTTTGGCTCGTGTTAACTTCTTTATCATTGGCGTTCGGGATGTGGGCGATGCATTTTGTGTGGATGAACGCGGTCTCTCTTCCATTGGAAATGGGCGTTAACTACGCGATTGGCATTCTATCATTCATTCCGGCGTTCTTTTCTGCTTTACTCGCTTTCTATTTAGTCGATGGGCCAATGAAGTCTTGCTGGCGATATACGTTAGCTGCAGTCATTCTTGCGGAAGGTATGACGGCGATGCATTTCATCGGGATGCAAGCAATGATTGTAGAGGCAGTGATCTTCTATGATTGGCAGTTATTGCTAGCAGGAAATATTGTCGGTGGACTCTTTGTCTATTTGATGCTCCGATTTATCAGTAGTTCGAATCGTCCGATGGTGAGAAAGTTAATGGCGCCTATATTTTTAACGATTGGGACTGTGATGATGCATTATTTGGGATTGATTGGCACAAAATTTTATACAGGTAGTGATCAATCATTCGCTGATCATACGGTGAGTCATATGGGTGTCATGAATACGTTCATCGGAATCGGCGTAGGGATTTTATTGGTCGGTATGTTATTGACGACATATATCGATGGCTACGTGGACTATTGGATCCAAAACTTTGATGTGTTGACGAAATTGCCGAACCGCCGAAAATGGGAGAGGAAATTGGGCGATGAACAGGCGATTGGGGATATCGCGATTTGGAATTTTCCTGATTTGCCACGCATCAATCAGTTATACGGCTACCAAGTCGGGGATGCTTTTTTACAGGATGTGGCAGCCGTTTTCACGAAATGGAAGCCGCAATATGCACAATTGTATCGAGTGAGCGGCAATCGTTTTTTATTTTATGTGGACCAAACAGGCCGAACGGTGGATTTCTATAAAAGTTTGATCGTGATTCAAACTCAACTTGACCGGTTACTATTGATTAAGCGGAAAGAAATGCGCTATACGTGCGGATTGGCGAACGCTGATGCGGAGAAAACGGTCAAGCATTTGTATAAAGATGCGATGCGTGTGGTGGAACGTGCGACCGAAGCGCGTGAATGGGGCTTGCGGACGTTCAATCCCGCTGTACACGGGGTTTCTTACGAGCAGGACGTGTTGCGAGATATAACGAAAGCGCTAGACGACAATCAATTGTATTTGGTGTATCAACCGAAAATTGTAGGAAAGACCGAGGCGTTTGATAGTGTAGAGGCATTATTGCGTTGGAAGCATCCTGAACTGGGTGTCATTTCTCCTGCTGTTTTTGTTCCTATTTTGGAGCGCGACGGACGCATGGGAGAGGTGACAGACTGGATTATTCGGGAAGTATGCGAACAGATCCATGCGTGGGATGGTAGGAAAATTTTCGTTCCGCAAGTAGCGATCAATATTCCGGGCGACTATGTGGCCAATCCGCAATTATTGGATACGTTGTGGAAAGAAACGCAGACACATTGCATCGAACCGAACCGGATTGAATTGGAGATCACGGAAACGAGTACGGCGAAATCTATCGGACAAGCAATTGCTGCGATGAAGCGTTTTAAGCGATATGGTTTTTCAGTGGCGCTGGATGATTTCGGTACGGGGGTTTCGTCATTATCCTATTTACAGCAACTACCTATTACTACTCTTAAAATCGATAAATCATTCGCGGATATTGTGCCAGCTTCATTGAAAGAATGTGCGGTGTTGCACGCTATTTTAATGATCGGTCAATCTATGGATTTACGGATGGTCGTCGAAGGGGTCGAGAAGAAAAGTCAGGTGGATTTCTTATTGAACTTACAGCCGGACTTGATTTTTCAAGGATATTACTACGCGAGACCGATGGCGGCGGATCAGTTAGTGGATTGGTTAGCCGAGTGGAAGCAAGCGAAAGTAGTTCAGCAGTAG
- a CDS encoding chemotaxis protein gives MANDSGILLESGTNELEIVGFEMGGNRYGINVIKVKEIIMPLAITPIPHAHFAVEGIIQLRGEVLPVVSMEKILGMAPSATPSEEKYIVASFNKQTVVFQVHNVTQIHRISWNQIEKPSGIYAAENSQVIGVIKLDGEMLLLLDFEKIILDINPDAGINVEQVKKLGKRERSDKRILIAEDSPLLRKLLHDTLNEAGYMNLDFYENGQDAFDYLESLVAADVDIKKEVQLVITDIEMPQMDGHHFTRRIRENPKLAGLPIIIFSSLITDDLKHKGISVGADDQVSKPEIAELVLKIDKYIL, from the coding sequence TTGGCGAATGATTCGGGGATTTTATTGGAAAGCGGTACGAACGAGTTGGAGATTGTCGGATTCGAAATGGGTGGCAACCGCTATGGCATCAACGTGATTAAAGTAAAAGAAATTATTATGCCATTGGCGATCACTCCTATTCCGCATGCGCATTTTGCGGTGGAGGGGATTATTCAGTTGCGCGGTGAAGTGTTGCCGGTCGTGAGCATGGAGAAAATCTTAGGAATGGCACCGTCCGCCACTCCTTCTGAGGAAAAGTACATCGTAGCGTCGTTCAACAAACAGACAGTCGTATTCCAAGTGCACAATGTGACACAGATCCATCGAATTTCCTGGAATCAAATCGAGAAACCATCAGGCATTTATGCGGCGGAAAATTCACAAGTGATCGGGGTCATTAAACTCGATGGGGAAATGCTGTTGCTGTTGGATTTCGAGAAAATCATTTTGGATATTAATCCAGACGCAGGTATTAATGTTGAGCAAGTGAAGAAATTAGGAAAGCGGGAACGTTCAGATAAGCGTATTTTGATCGCAGAAGATTCCCCGCTGCTGCGTAAATTGCTTCACGATACATTGAATGAAGCAGGTTATATGAATTTGGATTTCTATGAAAATGGTCAAGATGCTTTCGATTATTTGGAGAGCTTGGTAGCCGCCGATGTGGATATTAAGAAAGAAGTCCAGCTAGTCATTACGGATATTGAAATGCCGCAGATGGATGGACATCATTTCACGAGACGTATCCGTGAAAATCCAAAACTTGCGGGTCTGCCGATTATCATTTTCTCTTCATTGATTACCGATGATTTGAAGCATAAAGGGATCAGCGTCGGTGCAGATGATCAAGTGAGTAAGCCTGAGATTGCCGAGTTGGTCTTGAAGATTGATAAGTATATATTGTGA
- a CDS encoding response regulator transcription factor has product MVERILIVEDEESIARVLQLELEFEKYETGIAHTGTDGLILFREQSWDLVLLDLMLPGLNGLDVLRRIRSHDSDTPVLLLTAKNDVEDKVKGLDLGANDYITKPFEIEELLARIRTALRVAGHDKSTQGDPDLLEFADLSLHQLSRDVTRGGHPIELTPREFDLLQHLLKHPNQVLTREQLLDAVWGYDYYGDTNVVDVYIRYVRKKIDVGEVPLIQTVRGVGYVLKEPVHEA; this is encoded by the coding sequence ATGGTGGAGCGAATATTGATTGTGGAAGATGAAGAAAGTATTGCGCGTGTGTTGCAACTGGAGTTGGAGTTTGAGAAGTATGAGACGGGAATTGCGCATACGGGGACGGATGGGTTAATTTTGTTTCGGGAGCAGTCGTGGGATTTGGTGTTGTTGGATTTGATGTTGCCCGGGCTGAATGGTTTGGATGTGTTGCGGCGGATTCGATCGCATGATTCTGATACGCCGGTGTTGTTGCTGACAGCGAAAAATGATGTGGAGGATAAGGTCAAAGGGCTGGATCTCGGGGCGAATGATTATATTACGAAACCGTTTGAGATTGAGGAATTATTGGCGCGGATTCGTACGGCGTTGCGTGTGGCGGGGCATGATAAGTCAACGCAGGGAGATCCCGATTTGCTGGAGTTTGCAGATTTGTCGCTACACCAGTTGTCGCGGGATGTGACGCGTGGCGGTCATCCGATAGAATTGACGCCGCGGGAATTTGATTTGTTGCAACATTTATTGAAGCATCCGAATCAAGTGTTAACGCGAGAGCAGTTGCTAGATGCGGTGTGGGGATATGATTACTACGGCGATACGAATGTTGTCGATGTGTATATTCGGTACGTGCGCAAGAAAATAGATGTAGGGGAAGTACCGCTTATTCAGACGGTGCGCGGTGTCGGCTATGTGCTGAAGGAGCCGGTGCATGAAGCTTAA
- a CDS encoding HAMP domain-containing histidine kinase, whose translation MKLKTKIHLFSTVLMLCILTLSNIGIYFIFKQLAFTTEYQQLIHRSKELTEGLSRVQDEDEVGDVLRTYINPESLLRIVDQDGQILKTTQSTNELKSYTPTFDEGADYTIGMVQGAAVMMTRVPIIYTDGDIAYVEIVQLLRDSSRSLRLLKFILFGVTVLAMVPITLSSMTLGKVLIQPIKKLIATMRASRRSGKYEKLVASEGKDELAEMSQTFNEMMEQLEQNYHKQEMFVSNASHELKTPLTIMEGYARLLKRRGFDNRQVADEAVTAILNETGRMKELIEQMLQLAKTKDPLAFTFSQVDINQLIDEVIEPLRVSSGRDIQFVWEGRLPASTDEKRLKQLLFILLDNARKYSEGEIIVRAMLEERAIVIEVEDAGEGIDEKHLPHLFDRFYRVQEDRARKTGGTGLGLSIAKDVADGIRAQLQVESGRGQGTTMRIILPR comes from the coding sequence ATGAAGCTTAAGACGAAAATTCATCTGTTTTCGACGGTGCTGATGCTCTGTATTTTGACGCTAAGTAATATAGGAATTTATTTCATTTTTAAGCAGTTGGCGTTTACGACGGAATATCAGCAGTTGATCCATCGGTCGAAGGAATTGACGGAAGGGTTGAGCCGCGTACAGGATGAGGATGAGGTCGGGGATGTATTGCGGACTTACATTAATCCTGAGAGCTTGCTGCGAATAGTGGATCAGGACGGGCAGATTCTCAAAACTACACAGTCTACGAATGAGTTGAAAAGCTATACACCGACGTTTGACGAGGGTGCTGATTATACGATTGGCATGGTGCAAGGGGCAGCGGTGATGATGACGCGTGTGCCGATTATTTATACAGACGGCGATATTGCCTATGTGGAAATAGTGCAGTTGCTGCGGGATTCGAGTCGTAGTTTACGTTTGCTGAAGTTCATCTTATTCGGTGTGACGGTGCTTGCGATGGTTCCGATTACGTTGTCGAGTATGACGCTCGGGAAAGTGTTGATTCAGCCGATTAAGAAGTTGATTGCGACGATGCGTGCCAGTCGGAGGTCAGGGAAGTATGAAAAGTTGGTAGCTTCTGAGGGAAAGGACGAGTTGGCGGAAATGAGCCAGACGTTCAATGAAATGATGGAGCAGTTGGAGCAAAATTATCATAAGCAGGAAATGTTCGTGTCGAATGCTTCTCATGAATTGAAGACACCGCTGACGATCATGGAAGGCTATGCGCGGTTACTGAAGCGCCGCGGTTTTGATAATCGGCAAGTGGCGGACGAAGCAGTGACCGCCATTTTGAATGAAACGGGCCGGATGAAAGAGTTGATCGAGCAAATGCTGCAGTTAGCGAAGACTAAGGATCCGCTAGCATTTACTTTTTCGCAAGTGGATATTAATCAGCTGATCGATGAAGTGATCGAGCCGTTGCGCGTGTCGTCTGGACGAGACATTCAGTTTGTGTGGGAAGGGCGGCTGCCGGCTTCCACGGATGAAAAACGATTGAAACAATTGCTGTTCATTTTATTGGATAATGCGAGGAAGTACAGTGAGGGGGAAATTATTGTACGCGCCATGCTGGAGGAGCGTGCAATTGTGATCGAAGTGGAAGATGCGGGTGAAGGAATTGATGAGAAGCATTTGCCGCATTTATTCGACCGCTTTTATCGTGTACAGGAAGACCGTGCGCGTAAAACAGGAGGCACGGGGCTGGGCTTGTCGATTGCCAAAGATGTAGCGGACGGCATACGCGCACAATTGCAAGTGGAAAGTGGGCGTGGACAAGGAACGACGATGCGTATTATACTGCCTCGATGA
- a CDS encoding PepSY domain-containing protein: protein MGWLKKPLVLTVIIAIVVVAGGNWYIKQMTQEETVPIEEVKMRLESMYQGSVEQLTDADVEYQAEILRNGALYSATVDRKTGKVKTLELLKKAEPTVVVKSEPEKPIEKPANEPVEEPVTPNEKLPVIEKPASQPVSEKPIEKPRPQPVPAPIEKPKPQPQEKKQSVVLTEQQAIAIALGRLHAKVPVEVDDVDFVPTQQGGYYLVELDLDTDAELDEVVYQIHAISGKIMSESWDD from the coding sequence ATGGGTTGGTTGAAAAAGCCTTTAGTGTTGACTGTTATCATAGCGATAGTCGTTGTGGCGGGCGGCAATTGGTATATCAAACAAATGACGCAAGAGGAGACAGTGCCTATAGAAGAAGTGAAAATGCGCTTAGAGTCGATGTATCAGGGCAGTGTGGAGCAGCTGACCGATGCGGACGTAGAGTATCAAGCGGAAATTTTGCGAAATGGTGCGTTGTATAGCGCGACGGTGGATCGCAAGACGGGAAAGGTGAAAACGCTGGAATTGCTGAAGAAAGCAGAGCCGACAGTCGTTGTAAAGTCTGAACCCGAGAAGCCGATAGAAAAGCCTGCCAACGAGCCGGTGGAGGAACCAGTTACTCCGAATGAAAAGCTACCTGTTATAGAAAAGCCTGCATCCCAACCGGTTTCTGAAAAGCCCATAGAGAAGCCGAGACCACAACCGGTTCCTGCACCTATTGAAAAACCAAAGCCACAACCCCAGGAAAAGAAACAGTCGGTCGTTTTGACGGAGCAACAAGCGATTGCGATTGCGCTCGGACGCCTTCATGCGAAAGTGCCGGTTGAAGTGGATGATGTGGATTTTGTCCCGACGCAACAGGGAGGCTATTATTTGGTAGAGTTGGATCTCGATACGGATGCGGAATTGGATGAAGTCGTGTACCAAATCCATGCGATTTCGGGGAAAATCATGTCGGAGAGTTGGGATGATTGA
- a CDS encoding glycerate kinase: MKVIIAPDAFKGSLTAKEAAHAMKRGIEHVFSDATIICLPIADGGEGTLEALVSATNGRYKETIVQDPLGRLIPAKLGVLGDGKTAVVELAQASGITLLAEEELDPLKASTYGTGELIRFALDEGYRKLIIGLGGSATNDGGTGMLEALGVRFFDAAGRLLKMNGGALSLIASIDDTELDERLHSTQIVVASDVENPLVGKTGATSIFGPQKGVKQAMIEPLDAGMRHFADVTERLKGKRLHDLRGAGAAGGSAGALVAYCDAEVASGIEVVLEAIGFAKHLSSVDFIVTGEGKTDRQTLNGKALLGVAKLAKDYKVPVYVISGSVEKEALDPLGEWFTGLDELNDGRPVAELMVNASEILRQKTEEIFSDRHM; this comes from the coding sequence ATGAAAGTGATCATTGCGCCGGATGCATTTAAGGGGAGTTTGACAGCGAAAGAAGCGGCCCACGCGATGAAACGAGGTATAGAACATGTCTTTTCGGATGCTACTATCATCTGCTTGCCTATCGCAGACGGTGGCGAAGGGACGCTGGAGGCCTTGGTTTCTGCAACGAATGGACGGTATAAAGAAACGATCGTGCAAGATCCGCTCGGACGTTTGATCCCAGCGAAGCTTGGTGTGCTTGGCGATGGAAAGACGGCTGTAGTGGAGCTGGCGCAAGCATCGGGTATTACGTTGCTGGCGGAAGAAGAGTTGGATCCGTTGAAAGCTTCGACGTATGGCACGGGCGAGTTGATACGTTTTGCGCTGGATGAAGGTTATCGCAAATTGATCATCGGGCTCGGTGGCAGTGCGACGAATGATGGGGGCACCGGAATGCTTGAGGCGCTCGGGGTGCGTTTTTTTGACGCGGCGGGCAGATTGTTGAAAATGAATGGCGGGGCGCTGTCATTGATCGCTTCAATCGATGACACGGAGTTAGATGAGCGCTTGCATAGTACACAAATAGTAGTAGCTTCAGATGTTGAAAATCCGTTAGTAGGAAAAACCGGTGCAACATCTATTTTTGGTCCGCAAAAAGGGGTGAAGCAGGCTATGATTGAGCCTTTGGATGCTGGTATGCGACACTTTGCGGATGTAACTGAGCGGCTAAAAGGTAAGCGTTTGCATGATCTTCGTGGTGCTGGTGCAGCAGGTGGCAGTGCAGGGGCGTTGGTTGCCTACTGCGACGCTGAAGTAGCAAGTGGGATTGAGGTGGTGCTAGAAGCTATAGGTTTTGCAAAGCATCTTTCATCCGTCGATTTTATCGTCACAGGGGAAGGGAAGACCGATCGGCAGACGCTTAACGGTAAGGCGTTGCTCGGCGTAGCGAAGCTGGCAAAAGACTATAAAGTGCCGGTGTACGTCATTTCGGGTTCTGTTGAAAAAGAAGCGCTCGATCCACTAGGTGAATGGTTTACGGGACTGGATGAGTTGAATGATGGTCGCCCGGTAGCTGAATTGATGGTGAATGCTTCAGAAATTTTGAGGCAAAAGACAGAGGAAATTTTCTCGGATAGGCATATGTAA